The Streptomyces laurentii region GCTCGTCGTCGCGACGAATGTCTTCCGTCGTGCGCCCGACGGGTGGAAGGTGTGGTCCCACCACGGTTCTCCGGTCATCCCGGAGACGGATGCGGATGACACCGGCAATCCGGACCATCCAGACGACGCCGGCGGCCCCCTGACCACCTGAGGCCACGGCCTCACCTGACGCACCTGCGGCACCACCCACCGCGACGGCCGTTCACACGCCCCGCAAAAGCGCAGGTCAGAGCAGCAGAGCCGGACGGGGTCGCGGTCCGGGCCAGAGCCCCCGGCCCGGCCGTCGGACCCCGCAGGTAGATTCGACGGTGGACACCCGGCCGTCCGAACGGGCCGGAGCTGGCCAAACCGAACGCACGACAGGTACGACAGGCAGGAGTGATTCGCGTGGATCGTGTCGCGCTGCGCGGCCTCAAGGCCCGAGGGCATCACGGCGTCTTCCCCAAGGAGCGCGAGGAGGGCCAGACCTTCATCGTCGACGTCACGCTCGGCCTCGACACCCGCCCAGCCGCCGCCGACGACGACCTGACGAAGACCGTCCACTACGGCATCGTCGCCGAGGAGGTCGTGGAGATCGTCCGGGGCGAGCCCGTCGACCTCGTCGAGACCCTCGCCGAGCGCATCGCCGAACAGTGCCTCAAGCACGCCGAGGTCGAGGAGGTCGAGGTCGTGGTCCACAAGCCGGACGCACCGATCACCGTCCCCTTCGACGACGTGACCGTCACCATCACCCGGAGCCGCGCATGAAGCACCCGCAGAGTGATCCCACCGTGCAGCCCGTCCCGGCCGCCGTCACCGCGGCCGTCGACGCGGCCGACATCACCCTCTCGAACCCGAAGTGGGCCGTCCTCGCCCTCGGCTCGAACCTCGGCAACCGCCTGGAGACCCTCCAGGGCGCCGTGGACGCGCTGGAGGACACCCCCGGCCTCCGGGTGAAGGCCGTCTCCCCCGTCTACGAGACCGAGCCCTGGGGCGTCGAGCCCGGCACCCAGCCC contains the following coding sequences:
- a CDS encoding dihydroneopterin aldolase (Dihydroneopterin aldolase [Coenzyme metabolism]; COG1539;~dihydroneopterin aldolase [Streptomyces cattleya NRRL 8057 = DSM46488];~identified by MetaGeneAnnotator; putative) codes for the protein MDRVALRGLKARGHHGVFPKEREEGQTFIVDVTLGLDTRPAAADDDLTKTVHYGIVAEEVVEIVRGEPVDLVETLAERIAEQCLKHAEVEEVEVVVHKPDAPITVPFDDVTVTITRSRA